Proteins found in one Geomonas subterranea genomic segment:
- a CDS encoding fatty acid CoA ligase family protein, with protein sequence MSQTDFVNIAAHLPEMARRQPETRAIIFPKGKRSLTFSELNRLSDRIARGLIANGIRSGVRTVLMVTPSPEFFALTFALFKIGAVPVLIDPGLGIKNLKQCFSEAEPHAFIGIPKAHVARKLFGWGKETIRTCVTVGPRLFWEGTTLAKIIAEQQDESPFTLAPTQKDDVAAILFTSGSTGIPKGAIYSHGNFSAQVKALKVVYGIEPGEIDLPTFPLFALFAPALGMTAVIPEMDFTRPGSVDPRKIVGPINEYGVTTMFGSPALINRVGRYGVEHGVKLPTLRRAISAGAPVPASVLERFTTLLNPGVQVFTPYGATEALPVCSIGSTEILQETRKITDSGGGVCVGRPVEGIRLEIVQITDNPICGWEDSLRVPAGKIGEIVVQGEQVTRGYYNRPESDHLSKIIDPATGSFFHRMGDLGGMDEEGRVWFCGRKSHRVEPEAGPLYTIPCEAVFNTHPAVFRSALVGVGEPGALTPVICIELEKNVKADQEQIRTELKSLAEEHIHTRAIETFLFHPAFPVDIRHNAKIFREKLAVWAAESLKCAR encoded by the coding sequence ATGTCCCAGACCGACTTCGTCAACATAGCAGCGCACCTGCCGGAAATGGCCAGGCGCCAGCCGGAGACCAGGGCGATCATCTTCCCCAAGGGGAAGCGGAGCCTCACCTTCTCCGAACTGAACCGCCTGAGCGACCGGATCGCGCGTGGGCTGATCGCCAACGGCATCCGCAGCGGCGTGCGCACGGTGCTCATGGTGACGCCGAGCCCGGAATTCTTCGCCCTCACCTTCGCCCTCTTCAAGATCGGCGCGGTGCCGGTGCTCATCGACCCGGGGCTGGGAATCAAGAACCTGAAGCAGTGCTTCTCCGAGGCGGAGCCGCACGCCTTCATCGGCATCCCGAAAGCGCACGTCGCGCGCAAGCTCTTCGGCTGGGGCAAGGAGACCATCCGCACCTGCGTCACGGTGGGGCCGCGCCTGTTCTGGGAGGGGACCACGCTGGCGAAGATCATCGCCGAGCAGCAGGACGAATCCCCCTTCACCCTTGCCCCTACCCAGAAGGACGACGTCGCCGCCATCCTCTTCACCAGCGGCAGCACCGGGATCCCCAAGGGCGCCATCTACAGCCACGGCAACTTCTCCGCGCAGGTAAAGGCGCTCAAGGTGGTCTACGGCATCGAGCCGGGTGAGATCGATCTCCCCACCTTCCCGCTTTTCGCGCTGTTCGCGCCGGCACTCGGCATGACCGCCGTGATCCCGGAAATGGACTTCACCCGTCCCGGCTCGGTCGATCCCCGCAAGATCGTGGGGCCGATCAACGAGTACGGCGTGACCACCATGTTCGGCTCTCCCGCGCTCATCAACCGGGTGGGACGCTACGGGGTGGAGCACGGCGTGAAGCTGCCGACGCTGCGCCGGGCCATCTCGGCAGGCGCGCCGGTCCCGGCCTCGGTGCTGGAGCGATTCACCACCCTCCTGAACCCGGGCGTCCAGGTATTCACCCCATACGGCGCCACCGAGGCGCTACCGGTCTGCTCCATCGGCAGCACCGAGATCCTGCAGGAGACCCGCAAGATAACCGATTCCGGCGGCGGGGTCTGCGTCGGCCGCCCGGTAGAGGGGATTCGCCTGGAGATCGTCCAGATCACCGACAACCCGATCTGCGGATGGGAGGATTCGCTGCGTGTCCCCGCCGGCAAGATCGGCGAGATCGTGGTGCAGGGAGAGCAGGTGACCCGCGGCTACTACAACCGCCCGGAATCCGACCACCTCTCCAAGATCATCGACCCGGCGACGGGCTCCTTCTTCCACCGGATGGGGGACCTGGGCGGCATGGACGAAGAAGGGCGCGTCTGGTTCTGCGGCCGCAAGTCGCACCGCGTGGAACCCGAGGCCGGTCCTCTCTACACCATCCCCTGCGAGGCGGTGTTCAACACCCATCCCGCCGTGTTCCGCTCCGCCCTCGTCGGCGTAGGCGAGCCGGGGGCGCTGACACCCGTGATCTGCATCGAGCTCGAGAAGAACGTCAAGGCCGACCAGGAGCAGATCCGTACCGAGCTGAAATCGCTGGCGGAGGAGCACATCCACACCCGGGCCATCGAGACATTCCTGTTCCATCCCGCCTTCCCGGTGGACATCCGCCACAACGCGAAGATCTTCAGGGAAAAGCTGGCGGTATGGGCCGCGGAGAGCCTGAAATGCGCGCGCTAG
- a CDS encoding 3-oxoacyl-ACP synthase III produces the protein MKYSKVYIESFGYELAPVVVTSDELEARLEPLYKSLHFTPGQLQALTGIRERRWWEPGFQLSKGAIAAGKKALATAGISPNEIGALLYTGVCRERFEPATACRVAAGLGVSGNAAVYDLSNACLGVLNGILEVANRIELGQIRAGLVVSCESARDINDVMIAKMLEDRSMENFASSLATLTGGSGAVAVLLTDGSFSKSGRRRLRGGIAQAAPEHHGLCLWGITPDGKGGYEQSMSTDAVSVMNFGVELGRRTWEEFLPEVGWRETDVDRVICHQVGSAHQSAILKTLGISLQKDFTSYEFLGNMGTVSLPLTAALADEREVLSAGDRVALLGIGSGLNCLMLGVDW, from the coding sequence ATGAAGTATTCCAAGGTATATATCGAGTCTTTCGGTTATGAGCTGGCTCCGGTGGTGGTAACCTCGGACGAGCTCGAGGCGCGGCTGGAGCCGCTTTACAAGTCGCTGCATTTCACCCCGGGACAGCTGCAGGCGCTGACCGGCATCCGCGAGCGGCGCTGGTGGGAGCCGGGATTCCAGCTCTCCAAGGGTGCCATTGCCGCCGGGAAGAAGGCGCTGGCAACGGCCGGCATCTCCCCCAATGAGATCGGCGCCCTGCTCTACACCGGCGTCTGCCGCGAACGCTTCGAACCGGCCACCGCCTGCCGCGTCGCCGCGGGGCTGGGCGTTTCGGGCAACGCCGCTGTCTACGACCTGTCCAACGCCTGCCTCGGCGTTCTGAACGGCATCCTTGAGGTGGCGAACCGCATCGAACTGGGGCAGATCCGGGCGGGCCTAGTGGTCTCCTGCGAAAGCGCGCGCGACATCAACGACGTCATGATCGCCAAGATGCTGGAGGACCGCAGCATGGAGAACTTCGCGAGTTCTCTGGCCACCCTCACCGGCGGCTCGGGCGCGGTCGCGGTGCTCCTTACCGACGGTTCCTTCTCCAAGTCCGGCCGCAGGCGGCTGCGCGGCGGCATCGCCCAGGCGGCGCCGGAACACCACGGCCTGTGCCTGTGGGGCATCACCCCTGACGGCAAGGGTGGCTACGAGCAGTCCATGAGCACCGACGCGGTGAGCGTCATGAATTTCGGCGTGGAGCTGGGGCGCCGCACCTGGGAGGAATTCCTCCCCGAGGTGGGATGGAGGGAAACCGACGTGGATCGCGTCATCTGCCACCAGGTGGGGAGCGCGCACCAGAGCGCCATCCTGAAAACCCTCGGCATTTCGCTTCAAAAGGATTTCACCAGCTACGAGTTCCTGGGCAACATGGGGACGGTGTCCCTGCCGCTGACCGCCGCACTCGCCGACGAGCGCGAGGTGCTTTCCGCCGGCGACCGGGTCGCCCTGCTGGGAATCGGGAGCGGGCTCAACTGCCTGATGCTGGGAGTGGACTGGTGA
- a CDS encoding beta-ketoacyl synthase N-terminal-like domain-containing protein, with translation MKQQSPSVAIVGMGGIFPDAPELTTFWENIRNGKSAAREVPAGRWALPADAAFDPEAGKPDHVYSKRGCFIDAVPAPSGLSGLHIDPKLAEGLDPAFHLLLHAGKRAFDSAVTAKLDRSRVGVIIGNLALPSEKSAQLSRALLGRTFEEKLLGHAGTDPIPNPLNRYVAGLPAGFLAAALGLGGGCGTLDAACASSLYAIKLACDELISGRADAMLTGGLSRPDPLYTQMGFAQLRALSRRGICAPFDASGDGLVVGEGAGIFVLKRLEDAIAQGDRIYGVIKGIGLSNDVGGSLLAPMADGQLRAMRAAYAKAGWSPQDVDLIECHATGTPVGDATEVGSLRELWGDASGTGCVIGSVKSNIGHLLTAAGSAALTKVLLAMAEETLPPTANFTKAPENFHLEESPFRVLKGATRWQRRAEGVPRRAAVSAFGFGGINAHLLVEEWLPQGAAAAVAAPPKKGGPVAVVGLDARFGTWQDLKSFQSRVLGGDAGAKTSLPKDWWGAEKSAWFDKEKLKETPFAGYYLDQFAQPTDQFRIPPKELEEMLPQQLLMLQSAAAAMKDAGADRGDNLRAGVFVGIALDLNSTNFAFRWTITEKAEAWARQLGLQLSPEELEQWIAQLRDHAGPPLTANRTMGALGSVVASRVAREFRCGGPSFTMSSEESSGLRALETAVRQLQSDEIDRAIVGAVDLAGDLRAAIGQHLNRPYSGFGSVTPFDQSADGTVIGEGAATVILKRLEDAERDGDRIYAVIGGIGSASGDVMLPGVPAYRHALERAYGEAEVAPASIGLLEAHGSGNAAEDRMEAAALTEFFDEPGPTAHPRRVAVASVKGDIGHTGAASGLASLVRGCLALYQEIIPGARTGERPVAQLSGNGALFLPAGSRYWLRNRSEGARQAGVSVFGVDGSVSHVVLQGYDKVSGRASVEQVAPLGGWDEFLFCITGTNRQELAEGVQQLRETAERKPAPEMALLSRRVCKESSASGAPLAVSLVARSADELASLCLQGERILRSDAAYAEAVLHPSQRDRLFFNAKPIGKSGKIGFVYPGSGNHFAGMGMELSARWPEVYRRQDAENLYLREQFQPEHFWNGAPIDSVHENHLAVIFGQVATGCAVTDVVQRFGINPSAVISYSLGESAGLFATRTWTERDLMLTRMKASTLFTRDLAGECRAAREAWGEPEGKEINWSIGVVDAPAREVRRALKKTSRVYLLIVNTPDECVIGGDVKWVKHLVAMLDCRFFPLQGVTTVHCEVARQVANAYRDLHVFNTTPPAGVTFYSGAAGSAYQVNRRSAAESILAQAVEGIDYPKVIEAAYDEGIRYFIEMGPGASCSRMIGRILNNRPHVARSVCQPGTDANSAVLRLLAQLTAERVPVDLEPLFHAAPELVQPSVIVSEPKGLRFTTGGAPFAPGLPTDRQEPSAPAAAVAAGAPAAPVQPAAAAVRPVQPAAAPGVAPVIRSAGIPVSTPEKNAAAKEDMAQFNSAPPAFMAPKANTAETVVAPSQAPPAPGAIVHVPAPEAAVQPLLREFAQAQQARQQAHDTYLRVANDLSRSIADALALQISIQQQMLAAGVPVEQDVLGGAAATCAAAMSAPAPAAMTTPVEAPVPAAPYPGALPALYDYDMCLEFAIGSVAKMLGPAFAEADTYPTRVRLPDVPLQLVHRIVALEGEPKSMTSGRVVTQHDVHPGAWYLDGGRIPTCIAVEAGQADLFLSGYLGIDFITKGLAVYRLLDAVVTFHRELPAPGETINYDIRIERFFRQGETYLFRFHFEATVNGEPLLSMRNGCAGFFSQEELDAGKGIVRGAIDLRPRTGKLPADWKYLVPMQPASYDARHLGALRRGDLAGCFGPLFSGLEVQRPLTIPGGRMELVHRVMELVPDGGRCGLGFIRAEADIHPDDWFITCHFVDDRVMPGTLMYECCMHTLRIFLLRLGWVAESNAAAWQPVPGVASQLCCRGQVLETTKVVTYEVTVRELGYRPEPYAIVDALMYADGKPIVEITNMSARLTGTTREALLQLWRHNTPEPNNFIPAPAPVPAYDQKPALYTKKQILAYSNGNPSEGFGELYKVFDSERKIARLPGPPFQFMDRVTGLRGEPWQMVPGAMAEAQYDIPVDEWYFAADRQPRMPFAVLLEAALQPCGWLAAYVGSALTSPTDISFRNLGGTAVQHRPVTPQSGTLTATATLTKAATSGGMIIQEFDFSVADRHGVLYEGETMFGFFAKEALANQVGIREAVPYIPSAEEAGRGRSLPYPEQHPFPDKMLRMIDRIDLYVADGGPAGLGYLRGTKTVVAEDWYFKAHFYQDPVTPGSLGLESFLQLMKFAAVERWGWSEGDTVAAVALERKHRWLYRGQVVPANKEVTVVAWVTAVDDTNRILTAAGFLYVDGRAIYQMNDFTVQVERG, from the coding sequence ATGAAGCAGCAGTCGCCTTCCGTGGCAATCGTCGGCATGGGCGGGATCTTTCCCGACGCGCCGGAACTGACAACTTTCTGGGAAAACATCCGTAACGGCAAGAGCGCGGCGCGCGAGGTCCCGGCGGGGCGCTGGGCCCTTCCGGCCGACGCCGCCTTCGATCCCGAGGCGGGGAAGCCCGACCACGTCTACTCCAAACGCGGCTGCTTCATCGACGCCGTCCCCGCGCCGTCCGGGCTTTCCGGCCTGCACATCGACCCGAAACTCGCCGAGGGGCTGGACCCCGCCTTCCACCTTTTGCTGCACGCAGGCAAGCGGGCGTTCGACAGCGCGGTTACGGCGAAGCTCGACCGCTCCCGCGTCGGCGTCATCATCGGCAACCTGGCGCTTCCGAGCGAGAAATCCGCCCAACTCTCCCGCGCCCTCCTGGGGCGGACCTTCGAGGAAAAGCTCCTCGGGCACGCCGGCACCGATCCCATCCCGAACCCGCTGAACCGTTACGTGGCCGGGCTTCCCGCCGGATTCCTGGCCGCAGCACTGGGCCTTGGCGGCGGCTGCGGCACCCTGGACGCCGCCTGCGCCTCCTCGCTCTACGCCATCAAGCTCGCCTGTGACGAGCTCATCTCCGGCCGCGCCGACGCCATGCTCACCGGGGGGCTGTCCCGCCCCGATCCCCTCTACACCCAGATGGGCTTCGCCCAGCTGCGCGCCCTGTCGCGGCGCGGCATCTGCGCCCCCTTCGACGCCTCCGGCGACGGCCTCGTCGTGGGTGAAGGCGCCGGCATCTTCGTGCTCAAGCGGCTCGAGGACGCCATCGCGCAGGGGGACCGGATCTACGGCGTCATCAAGGGGATCGGGCTTTCCAACGACGTCGGTGGAAGCCTCCTGGCTCCCATGGCCGATGGGCAGTTGCGCGCCATGCGTGCAGCCTACGCCAAGGCCGGCTGGTCGCCGCAGGACGTGGATCTCATCGAGTGCCACGCCACCGGCACCCCGGTCGGTGACGCCACGGAAGTCGGGAGCCTCCGCGAACTTTGGGGGGACGCCTCCGGCACGGGGTGCGTGATCGGCTCGGTCAAGTCCAACATCGGTCACCTTTTGACCGCCGCCGGCTCCGCCGCGCTCACCAAGGTGCTCCTGGCCATGGCCGAGGAGACGTTGCCCCCTACCGCCAACTTCACCAAGGCGCCGGAAAACTTCCACCTGGAGGAGAGCCCCTTCCGCGTCCTGAAGGGCGCGACCCGGTGGCAGCGGCGCGCCGAAGGTGTACCCCGCCGCGCCGCCGTGTCCGCCTTCGGTTTCGGCGGTATCAACGCGCACCTGCTGGTAGAGGAATGGCTGCCGCAGGGGGCAGCTGCCGCCGTCGCCGCCCCCCCGAAAAAGGGAGGTCCCGTTGCGGTGGTCGGTCTCGACGCCCGCTTCGGGACATGGCAGGACCTGAAGTCCTTCCAGTCCCGGGTGCTTGGAGGCGACGCGGGGGCCAAGACCTCCCTCCCCAAGGACTGGTGGGGCGCCGAAAAAAGCGCCTGGTTTGACAAGGAAAAGCTGAAGGAGACACCCTTCGCCGGTTACTACCTGGACCAGTTCGCCCAGCCGACCGACCAGTTCCGCATCCCGCCGAAGGAGCTGGAGGAGATGCTGCCGCAGCAGCTATTGATGCTGCAGTCGGCCGCAGCCGCCATGAAGGACGCCGGAGCGGACCGGGGCGACAACCTGCGCGCAGGCGTCTTCGTCGGCATCGCCCTCGACTTGAACAGCACCAACTTCGCCTTCCGCTGGACCATCACTGAAAAAGCGGAGGCATGGGCGCGCCAGCTCGGCCTGCAGCTCTCCCCGGAGGAACTGGAGCAATGGATCGCGCAACTGCGTGATCACGCCGGCCCGCCCCTCACCGCGAACCGCACCATGGGCGCCCTGGGAAGCGTGGTCGCGAGCCGGGTAGCCCGTGAATTCCGCTGCGGCGGCCCCAGCTTCACCATGTCCAGCGAGGAGAGCTCCGGCCTGCGCGCCCTGGAAACCGCCGTGCGCCAGTTGCAGTCAGACGAGATCGATCGCGCCATCGTCGGCGCCGTGGATCTCGCCGGCGATTTGAGGGCCGCCATCGGCCAGCACCTGAACCGCCCCTACTCCGGGTTCGGCAGCGTCACCCCCTTCGACCAGTCCGCCGACGGCACCGTCATCGGCGAGGGTGCCGCAACGGTCATCCTGAAGCGGCTGGAAGACGCGGAGCGCGACGGAGACCGGATCTACGCCGTTATCGGCGGCATCGGCAGCGCAAGCGGCGATGTCATGCTTCCCGGCGTCCCCGCCTACCGTCACGCGCTGGAGCGGGCCTACGGCGAGGCCGAGGTCGCTCCAGCCAGCATCGGTCTTCTGGAGGCCCACGGCAGCGGCAACGCGGCCGAGGACCGGATGGAAGCCGCCGCATTGACCGAGTTCTTCGACGAGCCGGGGCCGACCGCCCACCCAAGGCGCGTGGCCGTTGCCAGCGTAAAGGGTGATATCGGACACACCGGCGCCGCCTCGGGCCTCGCCTCGCTGGTACGCGGCTGCCTTGCGCTGTACCAGGAGATCATCCCGGGTGCACGCACCGGCGAGCGTCCCGTGGCGCAGCTCTCCGGCAACGGCGCCCTCTTCCTCCCGGCAGGATCGCGTTACTGGCTGAGAAATCGCAGCGAAGGCGCACGCCAGGCCGGTGTCAGCGTCTTCGGCGTGGACGGCAGCGTGAGCCACGTGGTGCTGCAGGGGTATGACAAGGTGTCCGGGCGGGCGTCCGTCGAGCAGGTGGCGCCGCTGGGCGGCTGGGACGAGTTCCTGTTCTGCATCACCGGAACGAACCGCCAGGAGCTTGCCGAAGGGGTGCAGCAGCTTCGGGAAACGGCGGAAAGAAAGCCGGCACCGGAAATGGCCCTCCTCTCACGGCGCGTTTGCAAGGAAAGCAGCGCCTCCGGCGCGCCGCTCGCGGTCTCTTTGGTGGCACGCAGCGCCGACGAGCTCGCCTCGCTCTGCCTGCAGGGAGAGCGGATCCTGCGCTCCGACGCGGCGTACGCCGAGGCCGTGCTGCATCCGTCCCAGCGCGACCGCCTCTTCTTCAACGCCAAACCCATCGGCAAAAGCGGCAAAATCGGCTTCGTATATCCCGGCTCCGGCAATCATTTCGCCGGCATGGGGATGGAGCTCTCCGCCCGCTGGCCCGAGGTATACCGCCGCCAGGATGCGGAGAACCTCTACCTGCGCGAACAGTTCCAGCCGGAGCATTTCTGGAACGGCGCGCCCATCGACAGCGTGCACGAGAACCATCTCGCCGTGATCTTCGGGCAGGTGGCGACCGGCTGTGCGGTCACCGACGTGGTGCAGCGTTTCGGCATCAATCCGAGCGCCGTCATCAGCTACAGCCTGGGCGAATCCGCCGGTCTCTTCGCCACCCGCACCTGGACGGAGCGCGACCTCATGCTGACCCGCATGAAGGCTTCCACTCTGTTCACCCGCGATCTCGCCGGTGAATGCCGCGCGGCGCGCGAGGCTTGGGGCGAGCCCGAGGGGAAAGAGATCAACTGGAGCATCGGCGTGGTCGACGCCCCGGCCCGCGAGGTGCGCCGCGCGCTCAAAAAGACCAGCCGGGTCTACCTCCTCATCGTCAACACGCCGGACGAGTGCGTCATCGGCGGCGACGTGAAGTGGGTGAAGCACCTGGTCGCCATGCTGGACTGCCGCTTCTTCCCGCTGCAGGGCGTGACCACCGTGCATTGCGAAGTGGCGCGCCAGGTGGCGAACGCCTACCGCGACCTGCACGTATTCAACACCACTCCGCCCGCCGGGGTCACCTTCTACAGCGGCGCCGCGGGGAGCGCCTACCAGGTGAACCGCCGCAGCGCGGCCGAATCGATCCTGGCCCAGGCGGTCGAGGGGATCGATTACCCGAAGGTGATCGAAGCCGCCTACGACGAAGGTATCCGCTACTTCATCGAGATGGGGCCCGGCGCTTCCTGCAGCCGCATGATCGGCCGCATCCTCAACAATCGTCCCCACGTGGCCCGTTCCGTCTGCCAGCCGGGCACCGATGCCAACTCCGCGGTGTTGCGCCTGCTGGCCCAGCTTACCGCCGAGCGGGTCCCGGTTGACCTGGAGCCGCTCTTTCACGCGGCACCGGAGCTCGTGCAGCCGTCGGTGATCGTCAGCGAGCCGAAGGGGCTTCGCTTCACCACCGGTGGCGCTCCGTTCGCCCCGGGCCTCCCCACTGACCGGCAGGAGCCCTCTGCACCCGCGGCCGCGGTTGCGGCAGGTGCCCCGGCTGCGCCCGTCCAGCCTGCGGCGGCAGCCGTCCGTCCGGTCCAACCCGCTGCCGCCCCCGGTGTCGCGCCGGTAATCCGGTCCGCAGGTATCCCGGTAAGTACGCCGGAAAAAAATGCGGCAGCTAAAGAAGATATGGCTCAATTCAACAGCGCGCCCCCCGCATTTATGGCACCCAAAGCGAACACCGCGGAGACAGTCGTGGCACCGTCTCAGGCTCCCCCGGCACCAGGCGCGATCGTGCACGTGCCCGCCCCCGAGGCTGCCGTCCAGCCGCTGCTGCGCGAGTTCGCCCAGGCGCAGCAGGCCCGCCAGCAGGCCCATGACACCTACCTGCGCGTCGCTAACGACCTGAGCCGCTCCATCGCGGACGCCCTGGCGCTGCAGATCTCCATCCAGCAGCAGATGCTTGCCGCCGGGGTTCCGGTCGAGCAGGATGTCCTTGGTGGGGCTGCCGCCACCTGCGCAGCCGCCATGTCCGCACCTGCACCTGCCGCGATGACCACTCCCGTAGAGGCTCCGGTTCCGGCCGCGCCCTACCCCGGGGCGCTCCCGGCGCTCTATGACTACGACATGTGCCTGGAGTTCGCCATCGGCTCGGTGGCGAAGATGCTCGGCCCCGCGTTCGCAGAGGCTGACACCTACCCCACCCGGGTGAGGCTGCCGGACGTGCCGTTACAGCTCGTACACCGGATCGTGGCGCTCGAGGGCGAGCCGAAATCGATGACCAGCGGCCGGGTGGTCACCCAGCACGACGTCCATCCCGGCGCATGGTACCTGGACGGCGGGCGCATCCCGACCTGCATCGCGGTCGAGGCCGGCCAGGCCGACCTGTTCCTCTCCGGCTACCTCGGTATCGACTTCATCACCAAGGGACTGGCCGTGTACCGGCTCCTGGACGCCGTGGTGACCTTCCACCGCGAGCTTCCCGCTCCCGGCGAGACCATCAACTACGACATCCGCATCGAGCGCTTCTTCAGGCAGGGCGAAACCTACCTGTTCCGCTTCCATTTCGAGGCCACCGTGAACGGCGAGCCGCTTCTGTCCATGCGCAACGGCTGCGCCGGCTTCTTCTCACAGGAAGAGCTGGATGCCGGCAAGGGGATCGTACGCGGCGCCATAGACCTGCGTCCGCGCACCGGCAAGCTCCCGGCGGACTGGAAATACCTGGTTCCCATGCAGCCCGCCTCCTACGACGCGCGGCACCTGGGCGCCCTGCGCCGCGGGGACCTGGCCGGATGCTTCGGTCCGCTCTTCTCGGGGCTTGAGGTCCAACGCCCGCTCACCATCCCCGGCGGCAGGATGGAACTGGTGCACCGGGTCATGGAACTGGTCCCCGACGGCGGGCGCTGCGGCCTGGGCTTCATCCGCGCCGAAGCGGACATCCACCCGGACGACTGGTTCATCACCTGCCACTTCGTGGATGACCGCGTCATGCCCGGCACGCTCATGTACGAGTGCTGCATGCACACGCTGCGCATCTTCCTGCTGCGCCTGGGCTGGGTGGCGGAGTCCAATGCGGCCGCATGGCAGCCGGTCCCCGGCGTCGCAAGCCAGCTCTGCTGTCGCGGACAGGTCCTGGAAACCACCAAGGTGGTGACCTACGAGGTGACGGTGCGCGAGCTTGGCTACCGCCCCGAACCGTACGCCATCGTCGACGCCCTGATGTACGCCGACGGCAAGCCCATCGTGGAAATCACCAACATGTCGGCCCGCCTGACCGGTACTACCCGTGAAGCGCTGCTTCAGCTGTGGCGGCACAACACCCCGGAGCCGAACAACTTCATCCCTGCGCCGGCGCCGGTGCCCGCCTACGATCAGAAGCCTGCGCTCTACACGAAGAAGCAGATCCTGGCTTACAGCAACGGCAACCCCTCCGAAGGTTTCGGGGAGCTTTACAAGGTGTTCGACAGCGAGAGGAAGATCGCTCGCCTCCCCGGCCCACCGTTCCAGTTCATGGACCGTGTCACCGGCCTCAGGGGTGAGCCGTGGCAGATGGTGCCGGGCGCGATGGCCGAGGCCCAGTACGACATCCCGGTGGACGAGTGGTATTTTGCCGCCGACCGCCAGCCGCGCATGCCCTTCGCGGTACTCCTGGAAGCGGCGCTGCAGCCCTGCGGCTGGCTCGCGGCATACGTCGGCTCCGCCCTCACCAGCCCGACCGACATCTCCTTCCGGAACCTGGGGGGGACGGCAGTCCAGCACCGCCCGGTCACGCCGCAAAGCGGCACGCTGACCGCTACGGCGACCCTCACCAAGGCCGCCACCAGCGGCGGGATGATCATCCAGGAGTTCGACTTCTCGGTGGCCGACCGCCACGGCGTGCTGTACGAAGGCGAGACCATGTTCGGTTTCTTCGCCAAGGAGGCGCTGGCCAACCAGGTGGGGATCAGGGAGGCTGTTCCGTACATCCCGAGCGCCGAGGAAGCCGGGCGCGGCCGTTCCCTCCCCTACCCCGAGCAGCATCCCTTCCCGGACAAGATGCTGCGGATGATCGACCGGATCGATCTGTATGTCGCTGACGGCGGCCCGGCCGGGCTGGGCTACCTGAGGGGGACCAAGACGGTAGTCGCCGAGGACTGGTATTTCAAGGCGCACTTCTACCAGGATCCGGTCACGCCGGGGTCGCTCGGGCTGGAGTCCTTCCTGCAGTTGATGAAGTTCGCGGCGGTGGAGCGCTGGGGCTGGAGTGAGGGTGATACCGTCGCTGCCGTTGCCCTGGAGCGCAAGCACCGCTGGCTCTATCGCGGACAGGTGGTGCCGGCCAACAAGGAGGTCACGGTAGTCGCCTGGGTCACCGCTGTGGACGACACCAACCGCATCCTGACCGCCGCGGGCTTCCTCTACGTGGACGGCCGGGCGATCTACCAGATGAACGACTTCACCGTGCAGGTGGAGAGAGGCTGA
- a CDS encoding alpha/beta fold hydrolase: MKKYYPFTGRTLDLDGLSYHYLDEGAGAPVVMVHGNPSWSFYYRNLVLALRGNYRCIVPDHIGCGFSEKPGDDRYDYTLSRRIDDLERLIDSLDLDEKITLVVHDWGGMIGMGYASRHPERIARIVVLNTAAFHLPKEKTFPLGLKICRDTLLGTLLVRGFNAFSVGASIVGCKKNPMPRELMQAYRAPYDSWRNRIATLRFVQDIPLGPGDRTYDLVSDIAAGLERFRDLPMAIFWGELDFVFDTTFLAEWKRRFPKAQVKSYADAGHYILEDMKDEVVPLIAQFLQQTGTREIA, translated from the coding sequence GTGAAAAAATATTACCCCTTCACCGGCCGCACCCTCGACCTCGACGGCCTCTCCTACCATTACCTCGACGAGGGTGCGGGCGCCCCTGTGGTCATGGTGCACGGCAATCCCTCCTGGTCCTTCTATTACCGGAACCTGGTGCTGGCGCTGCGCGGCAACTACCGCTGCATAGTGCCGGACCACATCGGCTGCGGTTTCTCGGAGAAGCCGGGCGACGACCGCTACGACTACACCCTCTCCCGCCGCATCGACGACCTGGAGCGCCTGATCGACTCCCTCGACCTCGACGAGAAGATCACCCTGGTCGTGCACGACTGGGGTGGGATGATCGGCATGGGGTACGCGAGCCGCCACCCCGAGCGGATCGCCCGCATCGTCGTCCTCAACACCGCCGCGTTCCATCTCCCCAAGGAGAAGACCTTCCCGCTGGGGCTGAAGATCTGCCGCGATACGCTGCTCGGCACCCTGCTGGTGCGCGGGTTCAACGCCTTCAGTGTCGGCGCCTCCATCGTCGGCTGCAAAAAGAACCCCATGCCGCGGGAGCTCATGCAGGCCTACCGCGCCCCCTACGATTCGTGGCGGAACCGGATCGCCACGCTGCGCTTCGTGCAGGATATCCCGCTGGGGCCCGGTGATCGCACCTACGACCTGGTGAGCGATATCGCCGCCGGGTTGGAGCGTTTCCGCGACCTCCCCATGGCCATCTTCTGGGGGGAACTCGACTTCGTGTTCGACACCACCTTCCTGGCTGAATGGAAGCGGCGCTTCCCGAAGGCACAGGTGAAGAGCTACGCCGACGCCGGGCACTATATCCTCGAAGACATGAAAGACGAGGTGGTGCCGCTCATCGCCCAATTCCTGCAGCAGACCGGAACCCGGGAGATCGCCTAA